One Capsicum annuum cultivar UCD-10X-F1 chromosome 2, UCD10Xv1.1, whole genome shotgun sequence genomic window carries:
- the LOC107861238 gene encoding berberine bridge enzyme-like 22, with translation MMGSLQILFVLLFSLVLIKCYSQEDFLECLSKYSKSNVEQNVYTPTSPTYSSILEYAQKNPRWVNSSHPNFIASPRKESDIKPIILCAKKLGLQIKIKSGGHDYEGISYRSKSPFVMLDLSNLNKIEINWKKETVWVQTGATLGQLYYAIANKSDVHGFPGGVCFSIGTGGIISGGGIGTMMRKFGVAADNVVDARVMDVNGKILDKKKMKEDLFWAIRGGGGASFGVILAWKLKLVRVPEKVTVFNVYKKLEGNQNLLQKWENIAHQLTDKLLIRVIIQNDGTGKDKYIEVIFQALFLGPVDELIPLLKEKFPEFDLEKKDCFQEPVVDCSNRPCIKKECRETTWIGSVLFFYGRRTNESLEVLLDKSIPTQKNYNKGTSDFVKTPIPESGWKMVQRLFLEEERPQMILEPLGGKLDEISKSEISFPHRKGNLYNIQYLVNWGDNSENVSSQKLAWMRKLYKDMEPYVANSPRTAYLNYRDLDFGSNDEGYSYSKAKIWGEKYFNGNFKRLAKVKSKVDPNNFFRNEQSIPPYQSH, from the coding sequence atgatggGAAGCCTTCAAATTCTCTTTGTTTTACTCTTTTCACTCGTTTTGATAAAATGTTACTCTCAAGAAGATTTTCTCGAGTGTCTTTCTAAATACTCTAAATCCAACGTTGAACAAAATGTTTACACCCCAACTTCTCCAACATATTCATCTATCCTAGAATATGCTCAAAAAAATCCTAGATGGGTGaattcttcacatccaaatttcATTGCCTCCCCTAGAAAAGAATCAGACATCAAGCCTATTATTCTTTGTGCTAAAAAATTAGGCttgcaaattaaaataaaaagtggtGGTCATGACTATGAAGGCATATCTTATCGCTCTAAATCCCCATTTGTTATGCTTGATTTAAGCAATCTTAACAAAATCGAGATTAATTGGAAGAAAGAAACAGTTTGGGTTCAAACAGGAGCCACCCTTGGCCAACTTTACTATGCAATTGCTAATAAAAGTGATGTGCATGGTTTTCCTGGAGGTGTCTGTTTCAGTATTGGCACTGGAGGGATTATTAGCGGTGGAGGGATAGGTACTATGATGAGAAAATTCGGGGTTGCAGCTGATAATGTTGTAGATGCTCGTGTAATGGATGTAAATGGAAAAATTCttgataaaaagaaaatgaaagaagattTGTTTTGGGCAATAAGAGGAGGTGGCGGagctagttttggtgtcattttggcaTGGAAACTCAAACTTGTTCGTGTTCCAGAGAAGGTTACTGTTTTCAATGTTTACAAAAAGTTAGAGGGTAACCAAAATCTCCTCCAAAAATGGGAAAACATCGCACATCAATTAACTGATAAATTACTTATCAGAGTGATTATACAAAACGATGGAACGGGGAAGGACAAGTACATTGAAGTGATCTTTCAAGCATTATTTCTTGGACCTGTTGATGAGTTAATTCCATTGCTCAAAGAAAAATTCCCCGAATTTGATTTGGAGAAAAAAGATTGCTTCCAAGAGCCCGTTGTGGATTGTAGTAACAGACCTTGCATTAAAAAAGAGTGTCGCGAAACTACCTGGATTGGATCAGTGTTGTTTTTCTATGGCAGGAGAACAAACGAGTCGCTTGAAGTTCTGCTAGACAAAAGTATTCCAACACAGAAGAATTATAACAAAGGGACATCTGATTTTGTGAAGACTCCAATTCCAGAAAGTGGTTGGAAAATGGTGCAAAGACTGTTTTTGGAAGAAGAAAGACCCCAGATGATTTTGGAGCCACTAGGTGGGAAACTAGACGAAatatcaaaatctgaaatttcatTCCCTCATAGAAAGGGAAATTTGTATAATATTCAGTACTTGGTCAACTGGGGCGATAACAGTGAGAACGTATCAAGCCAGAAACTAGCGTGGATGAGGAAACTTTACAAGGACATGGAGCCATATGTTGCAAATTCTCCAAGAACTGCTTATCTGAATTACAGGGATCTTGATTTTGGATCAAATGACGAGGGCTACAGCTATTCGAAGgccaaaatatggggtgaaaagTATTTCAATGGCAATTTTAAGAGGTTGGCTAAAGTGAAGAGTAAGGTGGATCCCAACAATTTCTTCAGAAATGAACAAAGTATTCCACCTTATCAATCACACTGA